The Geothermobacter ehrlichii genome includes the window ACTACGCTTTGGGGTGCTCTTATCCCTCCTGGGAGCACCCCATTTTTTTATCCTGTGACAAGGGACGAGTGACGGGTGACGAGTAAAGACTGGAGGCTGGAAGGAATTCACCTCGTCCCTCGTCACTGTTTTTTCCGTCACCCGTCACTCGTCACCCGTCCCTGAATTTTTGCCGGACCACTTCGAACAGGGCAATGCCGGCGGCGACGGAGGCGTTCAGGGAGGAGACCCGGCCGAACATGGGGATGGCCAGCAGCCGGTCACAGCGGCCGCGGATGTTGGGGCGCAGCCCCCGCCCCTCGGCACCGACCACCAGGGCGACATCCCCGCCCAGATCGACCTCGAAAAGATTGACCGCCTCGTCTTCCCCCGCCAGGCCGTAAAGCCAGATCCCCTGGCGCCGCAGCTCGTCCATGGTACGCGCCAGATTGGTGACCCGGCAGACCGGCAGGTGGTTGAGGGCGCCGGCGGCGGCCCGTTCGGCGACGGCCGTGACCGGACATGAGCGGTCCCGAGGCAGAATCAGCCCGTGACAGCCGGCCACCTCGGCACTGCGAGCGATGGCGCCGAGATTGTGTGGATCGGTGACACCGTCGAGCAACAGAAAGAACGCATGGCGGCCGCTTGCCCGCCAGCGGTCGAGCAGGTCTTCGAATGGACAGTAGCGGAAGGGTTCGAGCAGCAGCACCACGTCCTGGTGCCGCAGGCCGCCGCACAGCCGGTCGAGCTCACCGCGCGGACGCCGGCCGACCGACACGCCCCGCTCTTCGGCCAGCCGCAGCAACGGTTCGATTCGGCGATTCTTCCCACCTTCGGCCACCAGCAGCCGAAGGGCCCGGCGCATGCCGCCGGACAGGGCCTCGCGGACCGGGTTGATGCCGCAGACCAGGTCAGCCATCGGCGGACGACGAAAGCGCCTCCTCGATCTCGGCCAGAATCCGCGCGGCCGCATCCACCGGGTCGTCGGCGGCGGAAATGGGACGGCCGACCACCAGGTAATCGGCCCCGGCCCGGATCGCCTCAGCCGGCGTCGTCACCCGCTTCTGGTCGTTGGCGGCGGCAAAGGCCGGCCGGACCCCCGGGGTCACGATACGAAACTCCGGACCGCAGGCCGAACGGATCAGGCCGACCTCGCGCGGCGAGGCGACCACACCGTCCAGGCCAGCGTCCCTGGCCAGGGCGGCCAGCCGGGGGACCATCTCGGTCACCGGCCGGTCGATGCCGATCTGGCGCAGGGTCTCGTCGGTGGACGAGGTGAGGATGGTCACTGCCAGCACCACGGGGCGCTCGATCCCTTCCCGCTCACAGACTTCGCGCACCGCCGTCGACGTCGCCCGCATCATCTCGCCGCCGCCGAGGGCGTGGACGTTGAACATCCGCACCCCAAGCCGACAGGCCTCGACCGCCGCCTTCGCCACCGTGTTCGGAATGTCGTGGTACTTCAGGTCGAGAAAGACCTCCCCGCCCTCGGCCCGGATCATTCGCACCACGTCCGGTCCGCAGCGCGTGAAAAGCTGCTTGCCGACCTTGAACAGACCGACCTTGCCCCTGAGCAGCTTGACCCATTTTTCAGCCTCGTCAAAAGAATCGACATCCATGGCGAAGGCCAGGTGCCGGCTGGCGTTCTCTTTCATCCGTTCCTCCCTACCAGTTCCCGGACGCGACGGGCGATCTCCTGCACCCGCGAGACCAACTCGGCCGAATCCTCGCCGGGCAGATCGCGCCGCGCCACCATGGTTTCCATGTAAAGCAGTTCGTTGAGAGCCTCCGCCAGCAGCCGGTCGCGGTCGTCCTCTCCCAGCCCGGCCAGATTGGCCGCCAGCCTGCCGGCGTCGAGGGAGCCGTCCTGCCGCAGGGTCACATCCTTGAACACGTAGGAGTAGGGCGGGGGAAGATCACGCAAAAAGTGCTGGACCTCGAAGGCGAAGCGCGGGCTGTACCTGATGACGCGGGCGTGGATGGCAACCAGGGCCGCGTTGTAGATCCGGATCAGTTCGCCGGTCCGCCCCTCGACCTCAACCTGCGGCGGCCGCTCCATGCGCACCCGCTTCTTCTCGATCAGCTGGAACAGAACCTTGAGCCCGTCGAACTCCCCCAGCCCCGACTGCCGCAGGATCTCCCTCGCCTCGGCGGCAGCCCCCTGCCCGATACGCTCGAGCAGCCGCTGCTCGGCCGGGGAAAGCTCCCCGCCGCCCTCCCCCGTCGCCACCGGGCAGTGATCGAGCGAGCCAATCACCTCCATGAACAAACCACGCTCGTCGATGCGCCGCAGTCCCTCCATGATCAGGTTCTGGGTGTTCATGGCGAGGGTAACGATCTGCTCCTCGTCGAAGGAACGGGCGGCAAAGGAGAAACTTCCCTCACTGAAGGTGAACAGATCATAGACGATGGTTTCAACCTGGCAGCGCAGGGCCTGCCACAGATCCTTGGCCGTCACCACCTGCCGCTCGACCAGGATCTTGCCGATGGGACTCTTGCTGGTAGCGAACTGCCGGGCCCGGTCGAGGGTTTCCCGGTCGACCTTGCCCAGGGTGAAGAGGATCTCGCCGAGGTCCTCTTCCGGAAAGGTGCTGGTGGCGCTGACGACCTCTCCTTCCCTGAAATAGAGGGCCTTCTCGCCGCCCAGCAGGGCAAAGCGCAGAATGCCGGTCTTGCGGAACATGTTGAAGAAGGAGAGCAGGTCGGGCAGGGTGATTTCGCCCAGCGTACCCGCCAGGCAGACGTTGTCTTCCCCCCGGACCGTCAACAACAGGTGGCCACCGGAACAGGACGCCACCTCCAGCGTCCGGTTGCGCAGCTGGCGGACGGCGCTGGCCGGCAGGTTGATGCGCCCATGGCTGCTGACGGTCAGTCCGGACATGACCGCGACCTAGTCGACAGCGGCGCACATCGCCGCCCGCACCTGCTCGACGACCCGGTCTGCCATCTCGTCCACCGGATACAGGGTGCGCTCGCCGCTGCGCCGCTGCTGCAGCTCTAGCCTGCCGTCCTTCAGGCCGCGGGAACCGACGGTCACCCGCAGCGGAATGCCGATCAGGTCGGCGTCCTTGAACTTGCTGCCGGGCCGTTCGTCGCGGTCGTCGAGCAGCACCTCGATCCCCCGTTCGCAGAGCTCGCGATAGAGCTTCTCTCCGGCGGCGGCCACCGCTTCGTCCTTGGGATTGACCAAGGTGACCAGCACCTGGAAGGGAGCGATGGGCATCGGCCAGATGATGCCGTTTTCGTCGTGGTTCTGCTCGATGGCGGCGGCCACGGTGCGGCCGATGCCGATGCCGTAGCACCCCATGACCAGGGTCCGTTCCCGCCCCTGCTCGTCAAGCACGGTGGCCTGCATGCTCTCGGAATACTTGGTCCCCAGCTTGAAGACGTGCCCGACCTCGATACCGCGCCAGGTCTCCAGCCTGCCGCCGCAGCGGGGACAGGGGTCGCCGGCCTCGG containing:
- a CDS encoding DUF4388 domain-containing protein: MSGLTVSSHGRINLPASAVRQLRNRTLEVASCSGGHLLLTVRGEDNVCLAGTLGEITLPDLLSFFNMFRKTGILRFALLGGEKALYFREGEVVSATSTFPEEDLGEILFTLGKVDRETLDRARQFATSKSPIGKILVERQVVTAKDLWQALRCQVETIVYDLFTFSEGSFSFAARSFDEEQIVTLAMNTQNLIMEGLRRIDERGLFMEVIGSLDHCPVATGEGGGELSPAEQRLLERIGQGAAAEAREILRQSGLGEFDGLKVLFQLIEKKRVRMERPPQVEVEGRTGELIRIYNAALVAIHARVIRYSPRFAFEVQHFLRDLPPPYSYVFKDVTLRQDGSLDAGRLAANLAGLGEDDRDRLLAEALNELLYMETMVARRDLPGEDSAELVSRVQEIARRVRELVGRNG
- the rlmB gene encoding 23S rRNA (guanosine(2251)-2'-O)-methyltransferase RlmB, with protein sequence MADLVCGINPVREALSGGMRRALRLLVAEGGKNRRIEPLLRLAEERGVSVGRRPRGELDRLCGGLRHQDVVLLLEPFRYCPFEDLLDRWRASGRHAFFLLLDGVTDPHNLGAIARSAEVAGCHGLILPRDRSCPVTAVAERAAAGALNHLPVCRVTNLARTMDELRRQGIWLYGLAGEDEAVNLFEVDLGGDVALVVGAEGRGLRPNIRGRCDRLLAIPMFGRVSSLNASVAAGIALFEVVRQKFRDG
- the pyrF gene encoding orotidine-5'-phosphate decarboxylase, giving the protein MKENASRHLAFAMDVDSFDEAEKWVKLLRGKVGLFKVGKQLFTRCGPDVVRMIRAEGGEVFLDLKYHDIPNTVAKAAVEACRLGVRMFNVHALGGGEMMRATSTAVREVCEREGIERPVVLAVTILTSSTDETLRQIGIDRPVTEMVPRLAALARDAGLDGVVASPREVGLIRSACGPEFRIVTPGVRPAFAAANDQKRVTTPAEAIRAGADYLVVGRPISAADDPVDAAARILAEIEEALSSSADG